One genomic window of Deinococcus sp. Leaf326 includes the following:
- the proB gene encoding glutamate 5-kinase translates to MRVVLKLGTSVLTGGTDRLHRPRLVELMRGMAAVRAGGHEVVLVTSGAVLAGWETLGFPPRDRTLAEKQLLAAVGQGRLMHLYALMAELYGVNVAQVLLTADDFRDRTRYLNARTTLEGCLTRGVLPIINENDAVATGQLKLGDNDTLSAFVANLVEADLLVILTDAPGLYTADPRQDPHATLIPVVERVTPEIWALAGGAGSHRGTGGMRTKIQAAEIATRAGTPLVLAPGDLEGALERIMAGEALGTRFLAHGTRLEARKRWILAEIAAGRVLLDEGAAQAVAGRGGSLLPAGIRAVEGEFERGQTVRLVAPDGHEIGRGLTRYRSGDLARIAGRHSREIEGVLGFTYGPEAVHRDDLVRL, encoded by the coding sequence ATGCGCGTCGTCCTGAAACTCGGCACCAGCGTCCTCACGGGGGGCACCGACCGGCTGCACCGGCCCCGCCTCGTCGAACTCATGCGGGGCATGGCGGCGGTGCGCGCCGGGGGGCACGAGGTCGTGCTCGTCACCAGCGGCGCCGTGCTCGCCGGCTGGGAGACGCTGGGCTTTCCGCCGCGCGACCGCACCCTCGCCGAAAAACAGCTCCTGGCGGCGGTGGGCCAGGGCCGCCTGATGCACCTGTACGCCCTGATGGCCGAGCTGTACGGTGTCAACGTAGCGCAGGTGCTGCTCACCGCCGACGACTTCCGTGACCGCACCCGGTATCTCAACGCGCGCACCACGCTGGAGGGCTGCCTCACGCGCGGCGTCCTGCCGATCATCAACGAGAACGACGCCGTGGCGACCGGGCAGCTCAAGCTCGGCGATAACGACACTCTCTCGGCCTTCGTGGCGAACCTGGTCGAGGCCGACCTGCTGGTCATCCTGACCGACGCGCCGGGCCTGTACACTGCCGACCCCCGGCAAGACCCCCACGCCACCCTGATTCCGGTCGTCGAGCGCGTGACCCCCGAGATCTGGGCGCTGGCGGGCGGCGCGGGCAGTCACCGGGGCACGGGTGGGATGCGCACCAAGATTCAGGCCGCCGAGATCGCCACCCGCGCGGGCACGCCCCTAGTGCTGGCGCCCGGCGACCTGGAGGGCGCGTTGGAGCGCATCATGGCGGGCGAGGCCCTGGGTACCCGGTTCCTGGCGCACGGCACCCGCCTGGAGGCCCGCAAGCGCTGGATTCTGGCCGAGATCGCTGCTGGGCGCGTGCTGCTCGATGAGGGCGCGGCGCAGGCGGTCGCGGGGCGTGGCGGCAGCCTGCTTCCGGCAGGCATCCGCGCGGTCGAGGGCGAGTTCGAGCGCGGCCAGACCGTGCGCCTCGTCGCTCCCGACGGCCACGAGATCGGCCGCGGCCTGACACGCTACCGCTCGGGCGACCTCGCGCGCATCGCGGGGCGCCACTCGCGTGAGATCGAGGGGGTGCTGGGCTTCACCTACGGCCCCGAGGCGGTCCACCGCGACGACCTGGTGCGGCTCTGA
- a CDS encoding DMT family transporter: MPSPRLSLPPLPSLVLAMLSIQGGAAFAKSLFPALGPAGTTALRVGLAAALLFAVFRPSLRSLTRADWAAIVPYGAALGLMNLTFYASLKYLPLGLAVTFEFVGPLVLSLVLSRRALDFVWVALAALGIVLIAPHGGEGSLSLPGVALALGAGALWAGYIVVGGAVARRVPGTTGVVAGMIVAAAVALPFGAVQGGQGLLAHPQLLLAGLAVAVLSSALPYTLEMRALRTIPTRVFGVLMSLEPALAALSGLLFLGERLTSLQVAALLCVVVASAGISLTGRSAHAEPGPVG; this comes from the coding sequence ATGCCTTCGCCACGCCTATCCCTACCGCCCCTGCCGTCGCTCGTCCTCGCGATGCTCAGCATTCAGGGGGGCGCGGCCTTCGCCAAATCGCTGTTTCCGGCCCTCGGACCCGCCGGCACCACGGCGCTGCGGGTGGGGCTGGCGGCGGCGCTGCTGTTCGCCGTGTTCCGGCCCTCCCTGCGCAGCCTGACTCGCGCCGACTGGGCGGCCATCGTGCCCTACGGCGCGGCCCTGGGCCTGATGAACCTGACCTTTTACGCCTCGCTGAAGTACCTGCCGCTGGGCCTGGCCGTCACCTTCGAGTTCGTGGGACCGCTGGTGCTGTCGCTGGTCCTCTCGCGGCGGGCCCTGGATTTCGTGTGGGTGGCGCTCGCGGCCCTGGGTATCGTCCTCATCGCGCCTCACGGGGGCGAGGGCAGTCTCAGCCTGCCGGGCGTCGCCCTGGCGCTGGGTGCCGGGGCGCTGTGGGCCGGGTACATCGTGGTGGGGGGCGCGGTCGCGCGGCGCGTGCCCGGCACGACCGGCGTGGTCGCGGGCATGATCGTGGCCGCCGCCGTCGCCCTGCCCTTCGGCGCGGTGCAGGGGGGACAGGGGCTGCTGGCGCACCCGCAACTCCTGCTGGCGGGGCTGGCGGTCGCGGTGCTCTCCAGCGCCCTGCCCTACACGCTGGAGATGCGGGCGCTGCGGACCATTCCGACCCGGGTCTTCGGCGTCCTGATGAGTCTGGAACCGGCCCTCGCCGCTCTGAGCGGCCTGCTGTTCCTGGGCGAGCGCCTGACCTCCCTGCAGGTTGCCGCGCTGCTGTGCGTGGTGGTGGCGAGCGCGGGCATCAGCCTGACGGGCAGGTCAGCCCACGCGGAGCCGGGGCCGGTGGGCTGA
- the ispH gene encoding 4-hydroxy-3-methylbut-2-enyl diphosphate reductase translates to MIEKVYLAKPRGFCAGVVMAIQAVERAAAQEARPVTVYHSIVHNHTVVERLKEGGNVHFVEDLDTVDALPENGETVIFSAHGISPAVRERARTLGLATIDATCPLVTKVHTEAKKYAREGYTILLIGDSARHQEVIGTRGEAPEHTVLVGVLGKSGEGLHDPYTVEVPDPERLVVLTQTTLSVDDTRRTVDVLKARFPALHVPPSEDLCYATKNRQDAVKSIAPNVDAFLVLTSTHSSNGMRLLELAAETCGRAERLETAADLAGLDLGGVRSVGITSAASTPDDLVQEVVAHFRRLNPALEIVEEGEWENIEFRTPKKILPTQELPRTMR, encoded by the coding sequence ATGATCGAGAAGGTGTACCTCGCCAAACCGCGCGGCTTCTGCGCCGGGGTGGTCATGGCGATTCAGGCGGTCGAGCGCGCCGCCGCGCAGGAGGCCCGGCCCGTGACGGTGTATCACTCCATCGTTCACAACCACACGGTCGTCGAGCGGCTCAAGGAAGGCGGCAACGTGCACTTCGTCGAAGATCTGGACACGGTGGACGCCCTGCCGGAAAACGGCGAGACGGTCATTTTCAGCGCGCACGGCATCAGCCCGGCGGTGCGCGAGCGGGCGCGGACGTTGGGGCTGGCGACCATCGACGCGACCTGTCCCCTCGTGACCAAGGTGCACACCGAGGCCAAGAAGTACGCCCGCGAGGGCTACACCATCCTCCTCATCGGGGACAGCGCGCGCCACCAGGAAGTGATCGGCACGCGCGGCGAGGCGCCCGAACACACCGTGCTGGTGGGCGTGCTCGGCAAGAGCGGCGAGGGCCTGCACGACCCCTACACCGTCGAGGTGCCCGATCCCGAGCGCCTGGTCGTCCTCACCCAGACCACCCTGAGCGTGGATGACACCCGGCGCACCGTGGACGTGCTCAAGGCCCGCTTTCCGGCGCTGCACGTGCCGCCCAGCGAGGACCTGTGCTACGCCACGAAAAACCGCCAGGACGCCGTGAAGAGCATCGCGCCGAACGTGGACGCCTTCCTGGTCCTGACGAGCACGCACAGCAGCAACGGCATGAGGCTGCTGGAACTCGCCGCCGAGACCTGCGGGCGCGCCGAGCGTCTGGAGACGGCGGCCGACCTCGCGGGCCTGGACCTCGGCGGCGTGCGGTCGGTGGGCATCACGAGCGCGGCGAGCACCCCCGACGACCTCGTGCAGGAGGTCGTGGCACATTTCCGCCGGCTCAATCCGGCACTGGAAATCGTAGAGGAGGGCGAGTGGGAGAACATCGAGTTCCGCACGCCCAAAAAGATCCTGCCCACGCAGGAGCTGCCGCGCACGATGAGGTGA
- a CDS encoding phospholipase D-like domain-containing protein → MRRSGSAVRGAALAALLLPGVAGGAAFPVGLGPVPAAAPLLAPACAAPIRPLDLSLWRVATADGRPDLSCSNAFVGYLRTPRGPGTPQDAFEVIAEQVRAAHNEVLLTSMEWQGGQGRPGYTFASAVRDLYARVRAGPAAYPQGMRVRVVLGGYPDFVRLDGAAQALALARDLRVLGVPLEDAALDWHVSVLNYGFFPHSHAKLHVIDGQDVTVEGYNFADGHLPEGENGGRGLHDLGLRMRGPAAQDAVAAFDDLWRHSRQLRCPAGVAAAEVAARCALGLPDPPSHPAVARAAVPAGDARAFVLYRRPGSDVADRAQQALFLAARRSIDLLEVDFSPELACWSAYQNPEGCGRTTFPPYFAALLDAMERGVRVRVLTVNYSYGAYANRSGVALLRYEARRRGLDALFEARYVDFKLHSKVVTVDREMVVAGSVNFHFSSWGPLGLNEAVLATSDPAAVAEQQASFEDLWTKRGSPVPDEWWLRFVKRQDGLVGPGPADER, encoded by the coding sequence ATGCGGCGTTCCGGCAGTGCGGTGCGGGGGGCGGCTCTAGCCGCGCTCCTCCTTCCGGGAGTCGCGGGGGGGGCCGCCTTTCCGGTCGGCCTGGGGCCGGTGCCGGCGGCGGCGCCCCTGCTCGCCCCGGCCTGCGCCGCGCCCATACGCCCGCTCGACTTGTCCCTGTGGCGCGTGGCGACCGCCGACGGCCGGCCGGACCTGAGCTGCTCTAACGCCTTCGTGGGCTACCTGCGGACCCCGCGCGGCCCCGGCACACCGCAGGACGCCTTCGAGGTCATCGCGGAGCAGGTGCGCGCCGCCCACAACGAGGTGCTGCTGACCAGTATGGAGTGGCAGGGAGGCCAGGGCCGGCCGGGCTACACCTTTGCCTCGGCAGTGCGGGACCTGTACGCGCGGGTCCGTGCGGGTCCGGCCGCCTACCCGCAGGGCATGCGGGTGCGGGTGGTCCTGGGGGGCTATCCCGACTTCGTGCGGCTCGACGGCGCGGCCCAGGCGCTGGCCCTCGCCCGTGATCTGCGGGTGCTGGGCGTGCCGCTGGAGGACGCAGCACTGGACTGGCACGTGTCGGTGCTCAACTACGGCTTCTTTCCGCACAGCCACGCCAAGCTGCACGTCATCGACGGACAGGACGTGACGGTCGAGGGCTACAACTTCGCCGACGGCCACCTGCCGGAGGGCGAGAACGGAGGGCGCGGCCTGCACGACCTGGGCCTGCGGATGCGCGGGCCCGCCGCCCAGGACGCCGTCGCCGCCTTCGACGACCTGTGGCGGCACTCGCGCCAGCTCCGCTGCCCGGCCGGCGTGGCCGCGGCCGAGGTCGCTGCGCGCTGCGCGCTGGGCCTCCCCGACCCGCCCTCACACCCGGCGGTGGCGCGCGCGGCGGTCCCGGCCGGCGACGCGCGCGCTTTCGTGCTGTACCGCCGCCCCGGCAGCGACGTGGCCGACCGCGCCCAGCAGGCCCTCTTTCTGGCAGCCCGCCGGAGTATCGACCTGCTGGAGGTGGATTTCAGCCCCGAACTGGCGTGCTGGTCGGCCTATCAGAACCCCGAGGGCTGTGGCCGCACGACCTTTCCGCCCTATTTCGCCGCGCTTCTCGACGCGATGGAGCGTGGGGTCAGGGTGCGCGTGCTCACGGTGAACTACAGCTACGGCGCCTACGCCAACCGCAGCGGCGTGGCCCTGCTGCGCTACGAGGCGCGGCGCCGGGGCCTCGACGCCCTGTTCGAGGCGCGCTACGTAGACTTCAAGCTGCACAGCAAGGTGGTCACGGTGGACCGGGAGATGGTCGTGGCGGGCAGCGTCAACTTTCACTTCAGCTCGTGGGGACCGCTGGGCCTGAATGAGGCGGTCCTCGCCACGAGCGACCCCGCGGCGGTGGCCGAGCAGCAGGCCAGCTTCGAGGACCTGTGGACGAAGCGCGGCTCTCCGGTCCCGGACGAATGGTGGCTGCGGTTCGTGAAGAGACAAGACGGCCTTGTCGGCCCCGGCCCCGCAGACGAGAGGTGA
- a CDS encoding bifunctional UDP-sugar hydrolase/5'-nucleotidase, translating to MKNNVAYVGLALVLGGCSANIGDLTLVPPTPVYQNVTVIGVNDFHGNLLPTSFRVPDPADRTKTLTVQAGGIETIGGILDTARKENPNTVFVGVGDMTGASPLISALLRDEPTVDALSQLGMAVNVVGNHEFDNGLKELQRFQKGGCDSNAPERACKFENTFPGAGYSYIAANVIDTATGKPVFPAYKMVTVGTAKIAFVGAVLKDTPTVVTPTGVAGLSFEDEVASINKVMPEIKAQSPDAIIALVHQGGSSTDAFDVVNCKTLSGDIVKIAQGLDASIGAVMTGHTHRGYNCQIPGPDGKDRTVIQGDSYGHLLQRLDLRVDIANHRLESLKASNVVVDAATLPKNAAMTTLVNKAKTITDPLGKQVVATLGVEQITRTANSAGESVLGDVIADSQLAAASSAAKGSAVIAFMNPGGIRADLPVSVPNPGKTVTYGDVFTVQPFGNIMQVITLTGAQIKAALEQQFDNPATGQNRILQVSQGFTYTWDNAAAKGSKVSNVRLNGVALDPAASYRVTLNNFLADGGDGFTAFAQGTNRTGGDVDLDAFQNYLKANTVTPGPANRITRLN from the coding sequence ATGAAGAACAACGTTGCATATGTGGGGCTTGCGCTGGTTCTCGGTGGCTGCTCGGCGAACATCGGAGACCTGACCCTCGTTCCCCCGACCCCTGTCTACCAGAACGTCACCGTGATCGGCGTCAATGACTTCCACGGCAACCTGCTGCCGACGAGCTTCCGGGTGCCCGACCCCGCCGACCGCACCAAGACCCTGACGGTGCAGGCCGGCGGCATCGAGACCATCGGCGGCATCCTGGACACGGCGCGCAAGGAAAACCCCAACACTGTGTTCGTGGGCGTGGGCGACATGACCGGTGCCAGTCCCCTGATCAGCGCCCTGCTGCGCGACGAGCCGACCGTGGACGCCCTGAGCCAGCTTGGCATGGCCGTGAACGTGGTGGGCAACCACGAGTTCGACAACGGTCTCAAGGAACTCCAGCGCTTCCAGAAGGGCGGCTGCGACAGCAACGCGCCCGAGCGGGCCTGCAAGTTCGAGAACACCTTCCCCGGCGCGGGCTACTCCTACATCGCCGCGAACGTCATCGACACGGCGACGGGCAAGCCGGTGTTCCCCGCCTACAAGATGGTCACGGTGGGCACGGCCAAGATCGCTTTCGTGGGCGCGGTCCTCAAGGACACCCCGACCGTCGTGACCCCGACCGGCGTGGCGGGCCTGAGCTTCGAGGACGAGGTCGCCAGCATCAACAAGGTCATGCCTGAGATCAAGGCGCAGAGTCCCGACGCCATTATCGCGCTCGTGCATCAGGGCGGGTCCAGCACCGACGCCTTCGACGTGGTGAACTGCAAGACCCTGAGCGGCGACATCGTCAAGATCGCCCAGGGCCTCGACGCCTCCATCGGCGCGGTCATGACCGGTCATACCCACCGGGGCTACAACTGCCAGATTCCCGGCCCCGACGGCAAGGACCGCACCGTGATCCAGGGCGACTCCTACGGCCACCTGCTCCAGCGCCTCGACCTGCGCGTGGACATCGCCAACCACCGCCTGGAGAGCCTGAAGGCCAGCAACGTGGTCGTGGACGCCGCGACCCTGCCCAAGAACGCCGCGATGACCACCCTGGTGAACAAGGCCAAAACCATCACCGATCCGCTCGGCAAGCAGGTCGTGGCCACGCTGGGCGTCGAGCAGATCACCCGCACGGCCAACTCGGCCGGCGAGAGCGTGCTGGGCGACGTGATCGCCGATTCCCAGCTCGCCGCCGCGTCCTCGGCCGCCAAGGGCAGCGCCGTCATCGCGTTCATGAATCCCGGCGGCATCCGCGCCGACCTGCCGGTCAGCGTGCCCAACCCGGGCAAGACCGTGACCTACGGCGACGTGTTCACGGTGCAGCCCTTCGGCAACATCATGCAGGTCATCACCCTGACCGGCGCGCAGATCAAGGCCGCCCTGGAGCAGCAGTTCGACAACCCTGCCACTGGCCAGAACCGCATTCTCCAGGTCAGCCAGGGCTTCACCTACACCTGGGACAACGCTGCCGCCAAGGGCAGCAAGGTCAGCAACGTCCGCCTGAACGGCGTGGCCCTCGACCCGGCCGCCAGCTACCGCGTCACCCTGAACAACTTCCTCGCCGACGGCGGCGACGGCTTCACGGCCTTCGCCCAGGGTACGAACCGCACCGGCGGCGACGTGGACCTCGACGCCTTCCAGAACTACCTCAAGGCCAACACCGTCACCCCTGGCCCGGCCAACCGCATCACCCGCCTGAACTGA
- the glgP gene encoding alpha-glucan family phosphorylase, producing MNVIGKVTVLPQLPPAIARLSELAYNLYWSWTPHAQSLYADLDHDTWERFQRNPVRLLLEVPQARLTAAAADPAYLARYEAVMADFDAYMGKKDTWVTKNATDLKPVAYFSMEYAFHESLPIYSGGLGVLAGDHCKSASDLGLPFTAVGMLFHQGYFRQLFDKEGWQNEAYDELDLTTLPIQPARSASGEDVRVRVRIGGREVAVRVWTLQVGRIRVLLLDANVPENSEEDRKLTARLYGGNQELRVQQYVLLGVAGVRALRALDVPASVYHMNEGHAALMGLERMREYVESGLDFATAMETTASSTLFTTHTPVAAGNDAFTYDLMDRYIGEWPGLLRTGRDDLYGLARHDQMWDGHLVPSFSMTVFALRLSRAANGVSELHGEVSRDMWNFLYPGAAPQEVPIGHVTNGAHNLTFTSQPMRDLLSTVLPGDWTERLEDEDMWQAVENLSDTQLAGVQREMKREMVAFVRARQREQMLRNGASAADVAATDTLLREDALTIGFARRFATYKRATLLFRDKERLARIVNHPEHPVQFVFAGKAHPADNPGKAFIQEIYRVSQEPEFRGKIVILENYDMNVARHLVQGVDIWLNNPRRPLEASGTSGMKASFNGSPNLSVLDGWWREGYDSTNGWPIGEEREYADLNVQDDADAFSLYSALEDEIVPRYYGEGEGDASWAHTVRRSIETVSPRFSMQRQVIDYVRQYYVPLSKRGAEIAADDSARARHIASWKTWVRQQWPHTQISAHADLPPTARPGETVKVSATVNPAGIRPDELKVEAVLMRGDVQHRVALAHGEGNVYSAEVPLPDSGLYSLGVRMIPEISGLSNELETGLIKWA from the coding sequence ATGAACGTCATCGGAAAAGTCACGGTGCTGCCGCAGTTGCCGCCCGCAATCGCGCGGCTCTCGGAGTTGGCCTATAACCTCTACTGGTCGTGGACCCCCCACGCCCAGAGCCTCTACGCCGACCTCGACCACGACACTTGGGAGCGCTTCCAACGCAACCCGGTGCGCCTGCTACTCGAAGTGCCGCAGGCCCGCCTGACCGCGGCCGCCGCCGACCCGGCGTACCTGGCGCGCTACGAGGCGGTCATGGCCGACTTCGACGCCTACATGGGCAAGAAGGACACCTGGGTGACGAAGAACGCGACCGACCTCAAGCCGGTCGCCTATTTCAGCATGGAGTACGCCTTTCACGAGTCGCTGCCCATCTACTCGGGCGGTCTGGGTGTGCTGGCGGGCGACCACTGCAAGAGTGCTTCGGACCTGGGGCTGCCCTTCACGGCCGTCGGAATGCTGTTTCATCAGGGCTACTTCCGCCAGCTGTTCGACAAGGAGGGCTGGCAGAACGAGGCCTACGACGAGCTCGACCTGACCACCCTGCCCATCCAGCCGGCCCGGTCGGCCTCGGGCGAGGACGTGCGGGTGCGCGTGCGCATCGGCGGGCGTGAGGTCGCAGTGCGGGTCTGGACCCTCCAGGTGGGCCGCATCCGCGTGCTGCTGCTCGACGCCAACGTGCCCGAGAACAGCGAGGAGGACCGCAAGCTGACCGCCCGCCTGTACGGCGGCAACCAGGAACTGCGCGTGCAGCAGTACGTGCTGCTGGGCGTGGCCGGCGTGCGCGCCCTGCGTGCCCTGGACGTGCCGGCCAGCGTGTACCACATGAACGAGGGCCACGCGGCCTTGATGGGCCTGGAGCGGATGCGCGAGTACGTGGAGTCCGGCCTGGATTTCGCCACGGCCATGGAGACGACCGCCAGCAGCACCCTGTTCACCACCCACACCCCGGTGGCGGCGGGCAACGACGCCTTTACCTACGACCTGATGGACCGCTACATCGGCGAGTGGCCGGGCCTGCTGCGCACGGGCCGCGACGACCTGTACGGCCTGGCCCGCCACGACCAGATGTGGGACGGCCACCTCGTGCCCAGCTTCTCGATGACCGTCTTCGCGCTGCGCCTGAGCCGCGCGGCCAACGGCGTCTCGGAGCTGCACGGCGAGGTCAGCCGCGACATGTGGAACTTCCTGTACCCCGGCGCCGCGCCGCAGGAGGTGCCCATCGGCCACGTCACCAACGGGGCGCACAACCTGACTTTCACGAGTCAGCCCATGCGCGACCTGCTCTCGACGGTGCTGCCCGGCGACTGGACCGAGCGGCTGGAAGACGAGGACATGTGGCAGGCGGTCGAGAACCTGAGCGACACGCAGCTCGCAGGCGTGCAGCGCGAGATGAAGCGCGAGATGGTCGCCTTCGTGCGTGCCCGGCAGCGTGAGCAGATGCTGCGCAACGGGGCCTCGGCCGCCGACGTGGCCGCCACCGACACCCTGCTGCGGGAAGACGCGCTGACCATCGGCTTTGCCCGCCGATTCGCCACCTACAAGCGCGCCACGCTGCTGTTCCGGGACAAGGAACGTCTGGCGCGCATCGTGAACCACCCCGAGCATCCGGTGCAGTTCGTGTTCGCGGGCAAGGCGCACCCGGCCGACAACCCCGGCAAGGCCTTCATCCAGGAGATCTACCGCGTCTCGCAGGAGCCCGAGTTCCGAGGCAAGATCGTCATCCTGGAAAACTACGACATGAACGTGGCACGCCACCTCGTGCAGGGCGTGGACATCTGGCTGAACAACCCCCGGCGCCCGCTGGAGGCCTCGGGCACGAGCGGCATGAAGGCCAGCTTCAACGGCTCGCCCAATCTCAGCGTGCTCGACGGCTGGTGGCGTGAGGGCTACGACAGCACCAACGGCTGGCCCATCGGCGAGGAGCGCGAGTACGCCGACCTGAACGTGCAGGACGACGCCGACGCCTTCAGCCTGTACTCGGCCCTCGAAGACGAGATCGTGCCGCGCTACTACGGCGAGGGTGAGGGCGACGCGAGCTGGGCGCATACGGTCCGCCGGTCCATCGAGACGGTCAGCCCCCGGTTCTCGATGCAGCGTCAGGTCATCGACTACGTGCGCCAGTACTACGTGCCGCTCTCGAAGCGCGGCGCCGAGATTGCGGCCGACGACAGCGCCCGCGCCCGCCACATCGCCTCCTGGAAGACCTGGGTGCGCCAGCAGTGGCCCCACACCCAGATCAGTGCCCACGCCGACCTGCCCCCGACCGCCCGACCCGGCGAGACGGTGAAGGTCAGCGCCACCGTGAACCCGGCCGGCATCCGTCCCGACGAATTGAAGGTCGAGGCCGTGCTGATGCGCGGCGACGTTCAGCACCGCGTGGCGCTGGCGCACGGCGAGGGCAACGTCTACAGTGCCGAGGTGCCCCTGCCCGACAGCGGTCTGTACTCGCTGGGCGTGCGGATGATTCCCGAAATCAGCGGACTGAGCAACGAGCTGGAAACCGGCCTGATCAAGTGGGCCTGA
- a CDS encoding glutamate-5-semialdehyde dehydrogenase, translating into MTVAEQISIREMGRRARQAGRTLRSLPTARKAEALLAIARELRAREAEILAANARDVAAAEASGLPAHMVDRLRLNAASLVAIAADVEAVAALPDPVGEQTETQRQSSGIEVSRRRVPLGVLGVIYESRPNVTVDVAALALMSGNAAILRGGKETVHSNAALEDAIRAALEAQDLPAAAVQVIRDPARERMLDLLRLDEYVDAIIPRGGAGLHRFCVENATVPVIVGGIGVVHIYLDASFTHDPADVERAAAIVRNAKVQKPSACNALDTLLIDRAALHSLPGVLRPLLGDGAEVRADAESLGVLRAAGLTAVPAANTDYGTEFLALVASVKVVAGLDEALDFIAERGGHTDVILTRDAAQAERFVQDVDSAAVMVNASPRFNDGGQLGLGAEVAISTQKLHARGPMGLRELTTTKWVVRGEGQVRG; encoded by the coding sequence ATGACCGTGGCCGAACAGATCAGCATCCGGGAGATGGGCCGGCGGGCCAGACAGGCGGGACGCACCCTACGCTCGCTGCCCACCGCGCGCAAGGCGGAGGCCCTGCTCGCCATCGCCCGCGAGTTGCGCGCCCGCGAGGCCGAGATCCTGGCCGCGAACGCCCGTGACGTAGCGGCCGCCGAGGCCTCAGGCCTGCCCGCCCATATGGTGGACCGTCTGCGCCTGAACGCCGCGTCGCTGGTCGCCATCGCCGCCGATGTGGAGGCCGTCGCCGCGCTGCCCGACCCGGTGGGCGAACAGACCGAAACGCAGCGCCAGTCCAGCGGCATCGAGGTGTCGCGGCGGCGCGTGCCGCTGGGTGTGCTGGGCGTCATCTACGAGAGTCGCCCGAATGTGACGGTGGACGTGGCCGCCCTGGCCCTCATGAGCGGCAACGCGGCCATCCTGCGCGGCGGCAAGGAGACGGTGCACAGCAATGCGGCGCTGGAGGACGCCATCCGCGCGGCGCTGGAGGCCCAGGACCTCCCGGCGGCCGCCGTGCAGGTCATCCGCGACCCGGCGCGCGAGCGGATGCTCGACCTGCTGCGCCTCGACGAGTACGTGGACGCGATCATTCCGCGTGGCGGAGCGGGGCTGCACCGCTTCTGCGTCGAGAACGCGACCGTGCCGGTCATCGTGGGGGGCATCGGCGTGGTGCACATCTACCTCGACGCGTCCTTTACCCACGACCCCGCCGACGTGGAGCGCGCCGCCGCCATCGTCCGCAATGCCAAGGTGCAGAAGCCCAGTGCGTGCAATGCCCTGGACACGCTGCTCATCGACCGCGCGGCGCTCCATTCGCTGCCCGGCGTGCTGCGGCCCCTGCTCGGGGACGGCGCGGAAGTGCGCGCCGACGCCGAGAGCCTCGGTGTGCTCCGGGCTGCTGGCCTCACCGCCGTGCCCGCCGCCAACACCGACTACGGCACCGAGTTCCTGGCCCTGGTCGCCAGCGTGAAGGTCGTGGCTGGACTGGACGAGGCGCTCGACTTCATCGCCGAGCGCGGCGGGCACACCGACGTGATCCTCACCCGCGACGCGGCGCAGGCCGAGCGCTTTGTGCAGGACGTGGACAGCGCCGCCGTGATGGTCAACGCCAGCCCCCGCTTCAACGACGGCGGGCAGCTGGGCCTGGGGGCCGAGGTTGCCATCAGCACCCAGAAATTGCACGCCCGGGGACCGATGGGCCTGCGCGAACTCACGACGACCAAATGGGTAGTACGCGGCGAGGGTCAGGTCAGGGGATAG